CCGCAATCTCACCAGGCGCCACTCGGTCGGTGTCCTCGGATAGCCAATCAATTGCCAACAGATACTGCCCCGTACGCCGACCGACGCTCGCCCCGACAAGTCCGGTGGCTGTCGAGGTGATTTCGGTTGCCATACGTTTCCGTCGACTCTCCGACGATGAAGTCTCTCTCCCGAATTCGTTCACGTGACGTCGCGCCATTTCCCTGAAGACGTCCGAATAGACGTGACCATCAAGTCCCAGGCCGATGAGGAGCTTTCTATGAAGATCATTACGAAACGGATCTACGACGACCCTGACAACGATACAACGCGGGTGCTCGTTGACCGGCTTTGGCCTCGGGGAGTTTCGAAGGAGGAGGCGCAACTCGATGCGTGGATCAAGGAGGTTGCGCCGTCCGACGGGCTCCGGACGTGGTACGACCACGACCCAGACCGATGGACGGAGTTCAAAGAGCGGTACGTCTCGGAACTCGAACAGAAGGACGACGCCGTCGAACGTGTTCTCGACGTCGCCAAGGACGATCAGCTGACGTTGCTGTACGCCGCTACTGACCGGGATCACAATAACGCCGTCGTCCTGCGTGAGTATCTTGAATCACGCGTAGATTGATCGAGGGGGATGCGCACGAATTCGAGGAGCAATATCGCCGACCCCGTATTCATGGACTTCCTACGACCGCAGGTGGCTCGTAGTCCGGCAATGTTCGGCTTCACCCTCAAGAACCTACGGACGCGATCATCACGTAGATCCGAGATGTCCAACGCGACCATTGATCCACAGCGACCGATAGGGGAACTCGCCCGTGAGGTACCATCCTACACCCGTGTTTTCGAGGCAGCGGGTATCGACTACTGCTGTGGTGGGGATGCCTCCCTTGCGATGGCGTGTAATCAGGCCGGGGTCAATCTGGACGATGTCCGCGAAGAACTCGCCGACGTCCAGACAGACGACGCTCAAGCGATTGACTGGGACGACCTCGCGGAACTGATCGACGACGTCGTCGAAACCCACCACCAGTACCTGCGTGAGGAACTGCCGGCACTGGAGGGGCTCGTCAGAAAGGTCGCTCGCGTCCACGGAGAGAACCATCCCGAACTGGAGGCGCTCCAAGCAGTATATCTCGACCTCGCGCCAGCGATGAAGGAACACATTCGGGAGGAAGAAGAGGAAGTTTTCCCGATCATCGAGAAGCTCGACCGTGGGGATTCGCTCTCCGATGCGGAACGCCGACGACTTCGGGAGGTAATCGAGGAGATGGAGGCGGACCACGAGGAAACGGCAGAACTGCTGGATCTCATCGCGGAATTAACGGACGGGTACACCGTCCCGGCCGACGCGTGTCCGAGTTACGAGAGCATGGTCGAGCGTCTCGATGCCCTCGAGCGAGACACACACGAACACGTCCACAAGGAGAACAACGTCCTCTTCGTTGAAGCGGAGACGAAACTATCGGACGGTGTCGAATCCCGAAATTCCTAATCGCCATCTCTCGTGGATGGATCGATTCGGGTTCTGTACCGAGTCGGATCGGACACGGGTTGTAATGGCTCCTGACTTCGCCGGGAGTGTCTCGTCTCGAACGGGGGCGACGCACAGCAATAGCACCGGCGGGCCGGCGCAATTAGCTTATTGTGATCGGCCTCGTCGGCAACGCTCGTGAACCGAGCTGGTGGCGTCAGTCGCTGGACGCACGCGTTTGCCGTCGCCAGCGCCCTCGGGATGGTCGGCCTCCAGGCGACGTATCTGCTCGATTGGCCGATCCGGGTGATCGGCTTGTTCGGGCTGTTGGGCGCCGTCCTGCCGATGACCTTCGGCATGGCGTATCTGTTGCTCCCGGCATATGTCGGAACGACCCTCGCGACACCGCGGCTCCCCGGCGTCCACCTCGTCGTCTCATACGCCGGCGCTGCCGTGCTCGTGGCCGGACAGCTGACGACGCTTTCCCGGCCACTCGTCACAGCGGGTGCCACCCTCTGGAGTATCGGTGTCGGTTGTTTCCTGGCCGCACTGGGTGCGACAATCGTTCCTATTCTTCGGGCGGATTCGAGCGTGGTGATCCGCGGCAGGGACCGCCCGCAACGATCGACGCGTGCCGCTACCGGGACAGTCCCGCTCGCGATTCTATACCTAGCCGTCGGTACCATCACACACCTCACGAGGATGTCCGGCATACAGGTGATTCCCAGCGTCGTGCACTACTACGCTGTGGGCTTCGCAGCGCTGTTGATTGTGAGCCTGGGCGCGCGACTCCTCGTCGGCTTCTATCACGTTGTCCCGCCACGGCCGCTCACGTGGGGTGCTCTCGGTGGTGGTGCCGTCGCCCCCGCCCTCATCGCCGGTAGTTTCTGGTCGTGGCCACTGTTCCAGGTGGGTGCCGTCGTTCTGGCGTTCGGCATACTGTGCTATCTCGGGATGGTGGCCGTCGTCGCACTTCGGACCGACCGCCGACGCATTGGTCTCGTCGGCGTCCTGGCGGGCGCATTCGCAGGGGTAGGGGGTGTACTCGTCGCCGCGACGGTTGCAATCAGTGGGGAGGACGCCTGGCTACTCGAAGCACACGTCCCACTCGTACTCGACGGCTTTCTCCTGCTGACGATCATCGGCTATGCATACGAGTTTTTCCCAATTGGAACGGGCCAGTTCACTGGTGCGAGCGAGCGTGTCGGCCTCGCGACGATCGGCATACTCGGGTTCGGAGTCGTACTGCGAGCGGTAGAGCCACTACTCGGCGCACCGATGGTAGGGGACGCCGGTGCCACGCTCGGTATCGTGGGGACGAGTGTCTACGCCTACGTACTGACGAGACGTCTTGCTGGTATCCACGCGAGCTGAGTGCCAAATGGACTACTCAAACCGCTGCTCCGAAAGAGACGGGATGCTGACTACGATGGGCGGTGCAATCCGAGGAACGTTGTCTCGGTTATCCCGTCCGATCATGTACGAGCCTCAGCTGGATGCGTCAATGTGGTCCCATGGATTCTCCGGGTCCGCTCACCGCGGGTCCTTTGACGTGGTGTCGGTCGACGAGCCCGGCGACACGCCAGGAACGAGTACACCCACGAGCCCGTTCGGACTGTGGGTTCGAATCACGGAACCCATGTTCCAGCCGAACACAAGAATGCCAGCACCGATCAAGAGCCCGCCAAACCCTGCGAGGAGTGACGAGAGGGGCGTCCAATCCGCGACAACGAGCGCAAGGCCGCCGAGCGTGAACAGCCCGAGGTCGAGGGCTGCCAGCCTGTCGTCGTAGAGGTCGTCGATCATCGGCACGGCTTCGTACCCGAGGAGATCGCTGTAGTGGTGCACCCAGACGATGAAGGGAACGATGTGGTAGATCGTTCCGAGGACGACGAAGCCGATCACGCCGAGCCCGAGCAGGTGTGTAGCTCCCGGCGCGCCAAATCGGGTTGCCGGTGCGACCGGGTCGGCGATCCATACGGGAACAGTCGCGAGGGCCCACACAGCCATCGCCACTGCCGCAACAGTGTACCGTGAGAGCATCGGCGTCCACGGGACCTGTGTTTCGTAGAGGCGACGGGCAAGGATGATACTCATACACCCGATACCACCGAGGATTAGGAGCCCGCCCACGCGGGCGAGCGCGACGTGCCCGACCAGCCGACCAATCGCCAGGGTTACCACGCCGATCGGGTAGCCGACCTCCTCGAAGCGCTGGAGGTACGTGTCGATCCCGTGGAGGTCAGTCTGGGTGAACATCGTGCCCAACTGATAGAGGGCGCCGAGGACCGTCGTCAGGACGGCGCCGTAGATGGCGAGGGTGGCGTGGGCGGAGATGACATCGACGCGGGAGAGACCAACGGGGACGAACACCGGTCGAACGAAATCGACTGCGAGTGCGACGCCGAACAGCGTGAGCGCCACGAAGAACGCGAGTGCGAACGCGAAGTGTCGTTCGGTCACGTCATATCGACCTTCGATGGTGACGAGTGTCCGGGCGATGTTGTAGACGAACACCCAGAAACCGATGGCCATCAGGGTACCGAAGATTGGCGTGAGCCGAAGCCAGCCACCGGCCAGTGCGACTGCAAAACCAGCTAGTCCGATACCGACGACCCACAGCTGGACGGTCGCGAGCCGGCGACTGTGGAGCGTGACGCCGGACCAAACGGGTACAAACTGGGTCATCGCACCCATAATCGTGATACAGATCCACCCCGCCAGCAGCAGGTGAACGTGAGCGAGGGGGAGGAGCCCCGACCCCATCCCAAAAGCGTTCGTCACGCCAACAATTCCTCCGACGAGCAAGAACCCGATACCCACGACAAAGTGTCGGAGTGGAACGGTCATCGGAGGCTGCTTCTCCGTCTCCAGGTTCCCAGGAACGACACTCATCCTCTATGCGTTTGTGATGGATGGGGGAGTCAATGCCTCCGAATATATTCAGGCACGACTGAGTATCGCCGGTCCTACGGACCATCGCCAGCGGTAGCTTTGCTAGCGAGAAGCCTTCTATCGGTCGTCTATCGTCGCTGTATTCGTCACCGTTGTGTTCGAGAAATGGTGTGGCATTCGTTTACCGCATCATGTACTCGCGAGCGATTTTCTCGGCCTCCGAGAGATCCTCGGCAATACCGAGTTGCCGGTTGACGGTACCCTGGACCCGAACCAAAAACCGCCAGCCTTCGAACGAATTGGGTTCTTGAATGTCGTTGATGTAGATGGTCCGATCGCCGTCCGAATACGCGATCCGCGTGTATTCGCGTTCGAGGAACGAATCCTGATATTGCTGTTTGTTCCGAATTTTCCATCCCTTTGGGAGCGTTTTCGTCACTGCCATGTTGAATCATTGGTGATGCGGAGAGGTCAGTCTCGACACGAACATATCCAACCAACCGGAACCGGAGTGGCAACCGAGTGAACGAATTTAGCTCAAAACGGCGCCTGTGGACCTCGACTCGTCCCCTCCTCTTCCATCGAGCGCTCCATAGGGTTCGAACCCACCTCGCGTGACTCGGTCGGCACGACGTGTTCGTCACCTTTATCGAGGTACTTTGTTTCCAGTTCTGCGAGCTGTTCATTGATCGCCTCACTCTGATGGTGCATTGGCGCCGCCCGAACACGAACGAGGTCGTACTCGTGACGGTCCGAGAGGCCGTTCCAAGCCCTGAACGAGCCGATCGTCAGCGTGTGCGTCTGCGGACAGAATGGCGTCGTCGGGGTAAATTCGGCTCGCAAGACGGTATCGATGTCGTCCGCACCGATTGCGTCATCGGCATCGAATGATTCTACCGCATACCGATATCCCGCACCGGGATGACGCGTATCGAGGTTCAACCGAGCGAGGTTGTAGTTGAACGTCATGTCGTACACCTTCCGCTTCTCGAAGAGTTCACGTGTCAATCTATGGAAGATGACGTGATCCGACCCAGCCAGGATGTTGTGTCCTTCGAGAAACGGCCCTGACCTCGGAACGTTATCAGAGACGAATTCGTCGTAGGGATCGAAGAGCTCGTCGTCCTCGCCTCCGAACGGAGATGGGAAACCGGGCATAGAATATCGTACGGTCTCGAGTGGCGTGGTTAGTTCTCCGAATATATTCAAGTGAGTGGCTTTGTTGAAATCCTCAACAGCTAACAGGAATAGTGCCCGACTCGCTAAGTACAGTGTGGGTAGCCACCAACATGTCCCAACGTTGTATGGATTGATGCTCCGTTTCTACTGTACCGCGATGAGTAGACCCCATACCTTATCTGCCCCCATACATAATGATTGATGATGGTGGAAACTGATCCTGACCCCGCCGAGTCTACGTTGTATGTGTGTCAAGAGTGTGGAACTGGTGTCGAAAACCCGGAACAGGAAGATGAATGTCCCGACTGTGGTGGGCCATTGCGAAACACAACTGTCGCTCACGACTAATCCCAGTCGACGGCGTAGCTGATGACGCGATAGCCGTTCTGTTGCAGCAGTATTAGCGACTCCCGCCACACAAGCAGACGGTACCGTTAGCCGAGTTGGTCCTCGAGGAAGTACGGCGATAGATACGCAGACCCACTTACCGGCTGTTTCATCACAGTTCGTGTCTGACTAAGAGGATTTCAATAGTGCCAAGCGAGTGTAGATTCGGTGAGGAAGTCGAAAGTAACTCGGCTTTCGTATACGGAGAAATTGAGCCGGTCGAAAAATCGCTGCTTACGAATGCTACGGAACGTGAACTCTGACGACGTGACCCCCGCACCCACACTGTTCGATGTATTCCCAATCAATATCGTCACCTCCCTCGCTCTCTAAAACGTCGTAGAGGTAGTCTTCTGGATGACCGTGGATGGCGTGTGTGACGAGGTTCACGTGGTTGCCTGAGGCGGTGTGGTCGATCGCCGAGAGAGCCTGGTCGACCACCAGCTGGCGGTCGTCGGCGTGTTCCGGTTTTTCGAGATTCGCCGACCATGAGTTGTCGTGGACCCAGTCAGTGACGAGTTTTGCGTCGTGGTCGTGATCGTGGTCGTCGTGGGTGCTAGACATTGTTTCCATTCAGATATACGGGGGCAGATGCGATAAGTACCAGGCCGATTCCCGCGTGTCAAGACCAAGACGTGATCATTCATCGTCTATCTATCGCCTGAACAGATTCGGGTCAATGTGTTTGTCCGTCTCGCCCCGACCAGGAGATATGGCAGAGATTGACTCATACGTCGAGGAAGTCGGAGCACCCACTGACCGACCGGTCGAAACACTCGATGCCAGAGAGCTACCGCCACCACAACCACTGAAGAACACGCTCGAACGGCTTGCTGACCTCGACGACGAGGTGGTACTCGTCCAGCGGAACGACCGCGCACCTCAACACCTCTATCCGCAACTGGACGACCGGGGCTTCACGTACGAGACAATCGAAGGCGACGGGCAGGTCGTTACTGTGATCTGGCGGTAGTAGCGTTCGTTCAGCGGAATCCCCCGGGAGATACTTTGTACCAATCACGTTTGGCCGCACGGCCACCCGTACATGTTCGGAGACGCCTTCAATAGTCTGCCGTGTTTAGGTTCACCTAAAATGGTGTGTGCTTCACTGACCCTGACGATCCCGAAGCGAACCTGGATTGGTACCGTCTCACGAGATCATCCGGTAGCGACGTTTCATGTCCGATCTGCTCAGTCTGCCGATAGCGTCGGCGTTGGATTCGTCGAGCTACTGGCGGAAAAGCCAGCGGAGATCATTGAGTCGATCCGGTCGTTCGATCCTGTCCACACCGTGGAGGTGTTCCACCAAGAGCCGAACCGAACCCTCCTCCAGATCGAGGCGGACAAACCGATTCTCCTGGACGTTCTCGACAAAGCGGGCGTCCCGGTGGAGATGCCCTTCGAGATCCAGAATGGCCAGGTCGAATGGGAGCTGACCACGACTCGAAACAGGTTAACGACGCTAGGGTCAGCGCTAGATGAGTCGGAGGTTGGATACGTCGTTGAGCACATCCACGCCAAGCCCGAGTTCGACCGAATCCTGACCGACAAGCAACAACGACTGATCGAAGCAGCCCTGAAACGTGGTTACTACGACTCTCCGCGACAGTGCACACAGGAGGAACTCGCGGCGTCACTGGACATGGCGAAGTCGACGTGTTCGGAGATCCTGCACCGCGCCGAGGAACGAATCGTCAAGTCGTTTGAACGCGGAACCGAATCAGACCGTACTGCGGCCCGGCTGACCACCTAACGGCAACCTCCCGGAAAGCTGCTTTTCAGACATCGTGCTGGCAGCAGATGCACTCCCCTGGAGAAACTCGTACGGAGTATATTCGGGCCGGCATTTTTCAATCGACGGCTCGAAGCGAATATCGATGGTTTCACAAGGAGACACCGCACCGACGTTCACTGCAACGCTCGGCACGAGCGACCACGAACCGTTCAACTTCGAAGATCACGTCGGTACTGATCTAGTCGTTCTCGCCTTCTTCCCAGGCGCATTCACACCACCGTGTACGAATGAGATGGTCGCACTCCAGGAGCGAATCGACGAGTTCGAGGAGGCTGGCGCAACCGTCTTCGGCGTGAGCGCCGATTCCCCGTTCTCTCAGGGTGCGTTCCGCGAGGAACACCGGGTCGAATTCGACCTCGTCAGCGACATGGCCGGCGACGCCATCCGGGCATACGACCTCGAGATAGACATCGAACCGCTAGGGCTCTACGGCGTCGCGAATCGGGCGGTGTTCGTCGTCGACAAGGACGGAACGATCACCTATGACTGGATCGCCGATGATCCGACGAACGAACCCGATTACGACGAACTGATCGAGGCGGTCAAAGCAGCGTAGTTTCCAGCTGCGAACAGAACAGATTCCCGGTTTCTACTCACGGTTATTGCCCTCAGGAACTGACTCACAGATGCTCAAGGGCTTGATCGAGGTCGGTGAGTAGATCGTCTGCGTGCTCGACGCCGACGGCGATCCGGACGAGCGAATCCGAGATTCCGGTGGCCTCCCGTTCGGCGTCCGCGAGGTAGGACGCAGACATCGTGGCAGGGTGGTCAACGAGCGATTCGGTCCCACCGAGACTCACTGCCAGCGTGAATACGTCGAGCGCTTCAAGCACAGCCCGCGTTTCCGCAGCGGTTGCGTCGAGTTCGAACGAGACGATGCCACCGAATCCGTCCATCTGCTCGCGAGCGAGGTCGTGTTGTGGATGGCGTGGCAATCCGGGATAATTGACCTGAGCTACCAACGGATGGTCGTCGAGGTATTGCGCGAGCTCGCTCGCGTTGACCTCGTGACGGTCCATCCGAAGGGGGAACGTCCGAAGGCCTCGGAGCGTGAGATACGAATCGAACGGAGCGAGCGTGCCACCGAGATCGTAGGACTGGGTATGTTCCACGGCATCGGCAAAGGAATGGTCGTCGGTCAGAACGGCCCCGCCCATCGAGTCGCTGTGTCCGTTCAGGTACTTCGTCGTACTGTGGACCACTACGTCGGCCCCGCGTTCAAGTGGCCGCTGGAAGTACGGCGTCGCGAACGTATTATCGACGATGTACGTCGCGTCGACCGAGGCGGCGGTCTCGCCCACGGCAGCAAGGTCACAGAGCCGGAGCAACGGATTCGTCGGCGACTCCATCCAGACCAGGCTCGTCTCGTCGGTGATTGCCTCGTCGACGGTATTCAAATCGGTCGCGTCGACGTACTCGACGGACGCGCCAAGCGAATCGACGAGCAGATCATCGAAGAGCAAGCGCGTACCACCGTAGATGCCATCGAAGGCAACGACGTGATCGCCCGCTTCGACG
This genomic stretch from Halomarina ordinaria harbors:
- a CDS encoding DUF488 domain-containing protein codes for the protein MTIKSQADEELSMKIITKRIYDDPDNDTTRVLVDRLWPRGVSKEEAQLDAWIKEVAPSDGLRTWYDHDPDRWTEFKERYVSELEQKDDAVERVLDVAKDDQLTLLYAATDRDHNNAVVLREYLESRVD
- the ric gene encoding iron-sulfur cluster repair di-iron protein, producing the protein MFGFTLKNLRTRSSRRSEMSNATIDPQRPIGELAREVPSYTRVFEAAGIDYCCGGDASLAMACNQAGVNLDDVREELADVQTDDAQAIDWDDLAELIDDVVETHHQYLREELPALEGLVRKVARVHGENHPELEALQAVYLDLAPAMKEHIREEEEEVFPIIEKLDRGDSLSDAERRRLREVIEEMEADHEETAELLDLIAELTDGYTVPADACPSYESMVERLDALERDTHEHVHKENNVLFVEAETKLSDGVESRNS
- a CDS encoding rubrerythrin-like domain-containing protein; this encodes MVETDPDPAESTLYVCQECGTGVENPEQEDECPDCGGPLRNTTVAHD
- a CDS encoding CGCGG family putative rSAM-modified RiPP protein; amino-acid sequence: MSSTHDDHDHDHDAKLVTDWVHDNSWSANLEKPEHADDRQLVVDQALSAIDHTASGNHVNLVTHAIHGHPEDYLYDVLESEGGDDIDWEYIEQCGCGGHVVRVHVP
- a CDS encoding DUF2249 domain-containing protein, whose amino-acid sequence is MAEIDSYVEEVGAPTDRPVETLDARELPPPQPLKNTLERLADLDDEVVLVQRNDRAPQHLYPQLDDRGFTYETIEGDGQVVTVIWR
- a CDS encoding helix-turn-helix domain-containing protein; protein product: MFGDAFNSLPCLGSPKMVCASLTLTIPKRTWIGTVSRDHPVATFHVRSAQSADSVGVGFVELLAEKPAEIIESIRSFDPVHTVEVFHQEPNRTLLQIEADKPILLDVLDKAGVPVEMPFEIQNGQVEWELTTTRNRLTTLGSALDESEVGYVVEHIHAKPEFDRILTDKQQRLIEAALKRGYYDSPRQCTQEELAASLDMAKSTCSEILHRAEERIVKSFERGTESDRTAARLTT
- a CDS encoding redoxin domain-containing protein; this encodes MVSQGDTAPTFTATLGTSDHEPFNFEDHVGTDLVVLAFFPGAFTPPCTNEMVALQERIDEFEEAGATVFGVSADSPFSQGAFREEHRVEFDLVSDMAGDAIRAYDLEIDIEPLGLYGVANRAVFVVDKDGTITYDWIADDPTNEPDYDELIEAVKAA
- a CDS encoding trans-sulfuration enzyme family protein, whose amino-acid sequence is MTDSNYHLETLATRFDRTGTSVSDTGDVVPPIHLSTTHEMRSPGESNHGYKYTRFGNPTRDVLEERLSELCGAERAVACASGTAAIAATCLSVVEAGDHVVAFDGIYGGTRLLFDDLLVDSLGASVEYVDATDLNTVDEAITDETSLVWMESPTNPLLRLCDLAAVGETAASVDATYIVDNTFATPYFQRPLERGADVVVHSTTKYLNGHSDSMGGAVLTDDHSFADAVEHTQSYDLGGTLAPFDSYLTLRGLRTFPLRMDRHEVNASELAQYLDDHPLVAQVNYPGLPRHPQHDLAREQMDGFGGIVSFELDATAAETRAVLEALDVFTLAVSLGGTESLVDHPATMSASYLADAEREATGISDSLVRIAVGVEHADDLLTDLDQALEHL